The region cttcccccGTTACTCTCTATCTTCCTTTCGTATTCGCGGTTTCCGTTGCTCTCGTAGAGGCCTCACCAAGCGTATTGCTCGACTCAAGGCATGTGGTCGACAGTTTACTTCGTGATTTCGAACCGGTCGATTCATAGACGATTCCGAACGCTTCTCCGTGAACAAGGTGAAATAACAAAAGAATAGTTCGATCATTATGGGGGTACGCGTCAGGAGTATCAATGACAGTCTCAGGCTCACGTCCTCGACAAAAggtaatttatttgaaataataagGATTCGCGTTTTTCTACCTATGAGTTATATTGTACgtgttctgtatatttttccacATTTACATGCCTCACAAGCTTCGTAAATCGTAGTATTATTAGGAATCGATAGAAATCGATAGGAATTGGTAGGAAATAATAGGAACTTGGACAATGTTCATGGGCAGTGCTCGTTACGTGTATCAGTATATTAGGGAAAGAAGGAACAAGCGCATACGATAGAGCgaagaatatataaataattagacTGTGAATATTCATGCACCTTTCGCAGGTATAGAAATCTATATAATACACAGTGATGTGTAAAAGTTTTCAAGTAAATGGATCTTTCACTTTATATCCTGGCAGGAATACGTATTTTcaagaaatttaattaacattatattgctatataacagGCGTTCGTTTGTTATTATTTTCCATCTATTATTTctgtctattattttcttctacTTGTCGCGGCTTTATGCCCGAAACCAGTTAAAATTATTCTAGATCCCTTCTGGAACAAAAACTGAACAATTTGAAAtacaaggtatatatatatatatatgtgtgtgtgtgtgtgtatatatacaaatatacaaaatattcaaagtactcGTTACAATGCTTAggagatgaaataaatttttgtttagACTCGTCTTTCTTATTTATATTAagaaaaatgtgaattttcgCATAAATATCTAATGTAATTATAACACGACACGGTGCCAATTATATGACACGttcaaaatgaaaaattcgagtCAACTGCTCGGTTTCTTCCGTACTTTCTAAAAAGTTACTCTAAACCCTACGCGAATTCATACACGAAGCTCAACAGGTGGCACGTCGCTTCTCTTTCGTTCGCATTCTTCCACGTAAGGCAAGGGACCGTGCAAAGGGCAAAATGTAGTTAAGCGTATGCGTGTAAAAAATTGTTCCGGTTTTTCTAGTCGGATACCTCGTTCCTCTCACAGTTGCAAAGCAAAAACTAGTTAAACCACGAGATCGAACTGTATCGGTATCGATGCTTTCTCTGGGTACGAGCGTAGCTATTTGCTTTAAATCAACGTCGATGTACACCGATTCGCACTAATATTCCGCTGTTTCGTGGAATTTGAGGATTATTCGAGCATCTCTCGGAAGCTAAACCGATCGACTCGGCTTCCTCTTAATTtcctaaatttaatttaataataattcaatcGCCTACGTATAAGCGATATTCGTTTATTCGATTAAAATTCGATGGTCAAGAAACAAATATGCAGTCCATAAGTTTATTACATCGCAACAGGATAATTGCGAGAAATAATATGAACGAGGAATAACAGTAAATtccaatgtaaaaagcaaatgtaaaaaaaaaaacagcgtTCGCAAGATATATGTTACCaccaattaaaaaatatttgtttcaataaagaAACAATTTGTTAACTGTCATGAACGAAAGTGTATGATGTAATATCATTGCGAATTATCGTAAATCAACGTCCAGCTCCATTCTCTAAAATAATCAATCTCTTACGAGAGAATATTTCGATTAGATCTATATAGATTGACATAATGAAAAGAAATGTTGATCAGGTTAGTAGCAGAAAAGCATACAAATATTTGCTTGTAACAAACTCATGGATGTACTACACGTACGTGTATGAGCATTAAAGATCGTGGTATTGGAGGAAGACTTGGTGCTGGTACGTACAGGTGCCGATAAAATCTCAGACTTTGTTAACTTGTCGTGATCGCACAAATTTAATACCAGTTATGCGATCAAGCTATTCGTTTCGACGAAAATTATTATCACGATCGTTGTAGTACTTAATGATAATGCGCAATAAGCGAAAGCATTTCTGCGAAATGCGCGaggtaaatataaatataccaaTTACTTTCTTCTTTCGAGAGTAGGCTCGTAAAATCAAACGAAGACGTAAACCATTCCGTTTATTAATGACACGTAACTTTTTACGTATTTGCTTATCTAGAACGTTGATACGAATGCGTTTGACATATACGCCTCTTGTATTTAATCGCGGGGCGTTGAACACCATTTCCATTGGGAAAATACGTCACATATTACGATCGTAATctctttaatttaatttattatacgtCACGAAGATCATCGTAAAATAATCTGAATATCGATTGATTCTCTTCGGCACACGTGCTTTAATTTCACGCAGTCAGGCCGTTAAGTTCGGAGGGAAGAAATTTACGCGATAGGAAGAAAATTATGCGATAGGGATAACAACGACAAAGAGGTCTTTTCATGCCGTTTTTCACTTTTTCTCAATACGATCACGGACAAATAACATATTTATCATAAACGAGTTGTCGCTACGAAACTATAAGAAGTAAATTTCTTTCGTAATTTTGCTGCCTGGCAAGTTTACATATCTGTGCGAACGATTGCTTCACCAATCATACGTGCTTTCTTATTATGCAGTTTTATCGCAAAATAAGcttcaaatttaatttatacattccaGAATTCTTCGACGTAATACCATTTTCCCTCTATTAACGTATCAGCGAACCGAGCTAATGAAAATGCACTCGAATCTTTTCTAATGTTTTCTACAATTCTATCCGAAATATAGATCGAATGTGATCGAATgcgtttcaaatttcatttgCCCATCGGcatttttacatgattttcaaATGATACATGTTCGTTATTCTATAAGAAAATAACAAGTATTGCTTTGACCATTAGTTTCTCATTAGATCGTTATTCTATTTGATTTTATATGTTTCATATTTCTCACTAATTTGTTATCATGTTTCTTCTTATATGTTTTACTCATGCTATTGTTATAGGATCAAATACTTCTAAGCGGTAGCGAACACGCGATAATGATATCTTTCGAATAGTTTTAACATGAGATTCCCGTATGGAAGTTGTCTGGCTGGGTTTCAATGGGCAGCCCCGACCCTTCCATTTCCTGCAGTCGTAGAATGTGATCAGGGTGGCGTACGTGCCCGAAAAGACGTCATCCGCAAGTTCTTCCCAGGAACGGAAGGCGCGCGGTGACGTCAATCGCGTCGAATCGTTAAATCTCTTATCCTCGTTTCCTATGTCCAAATGCGCATCTATCGCGTGAAAATCAAATACACCAACAACGCTTGTTCGTACGCGTGTGTTGCAACGATCGAACCTCGCGGTACTGTTGTTCGGTCGTTGACCGGAAATTTATGTAACTCGAGCAATTATCACCAGGTAGGCACGAAATGGTCTGTAAACTTTTTCAGCAATTCCTTTCCAGGTAGAAGATTCTTTTAATTCTCTCGGGTTCCATTAATTCCCATGGATACGTACGGAGTTCGCCTTCCGTTCGTTAAAAGGAATATAATACTTGATATCTATCTGAGAATAAATTCTTATAACTCCAGAAGATTGCTTTATACCAAAAAGAAGATAGCGTATATATATCAATAGCTTCCCGTTGCAGAATATAATTACAGACGGATAACGCAACCATCTCGAATACCATCAGCTAATGAATTATTCGACATAACGTTCAGCAACTTATTTCGTGTTTCAGGAGAAGTGTCGTGGTCAACGACAGAGGAGCCTTTTACTCCCGAGGAAGAGGACGCGATAGTAACGCTAGTGGTAATCGTGATCGGTATCATAGTAGCTATAGTGGTACTGTTTTCAATGGGAATTTTCATCGATTGCAAACACCAGTACGTACAAGTATCGAATATCGTTTCTTCTTTAACATTACTTTAGCACGAGGTAGTGTTACTCGAGAAGACATGACGtaaaacaaattaataaaataaacaacGAACAACTTAGGAATAAAGTAATATACGCATACTATTGAATTATTACGAAGTTGTTATTGTACAAGGATTATAAAATCAAGAATATTCGTATCGGTCGGACAAATTTCCTACCTTTTCGACGAGTACAAGTTATATCCTCGTAGAAATCGAGGTGGCAGCGGATGAGCCGTGTAACGCGTATTTCACTGTTTATCGCGTCACTAACGACGAGAAAAGTGGTCTATTTTCAAATGTAGATCGTTTAAGAATTGTTTATTACCGAATCTGCGAATTACATGACAGATCGCATATACAACGACGAGCAAAATTATCGGCGCAAAACCAAATTTCAGATCTGAATCGGAACTTGCAGTTTCTTATGCACGTGATCTTTATGATAATCACTTTAAACGATAAACAATCTTGCAGGATCATTAAGCAGCTGCGTAATAAAACTATATAaaaagtatacatatatagggAATTAGTTTTGGCGAAAAGTTTCaattaacttaaaattgatatagtaatgtgtttataataaatagtctAGGAACGATATAAGAACCATCGTAGAGATTctaattaaacaaaaatttcctACTTCGTTACAGAGAATTATTCCGGATGAAGGCTCATAACTGTTTTAGGAAGTAAAATCGACGTTATAACTGTTTTCAACACCTGTTTTCTATACTTTGCAAAAAATCGAATAAAACGTGCTCTGTTTCAGCAATTCGGGCGGAAGTTGACAAAATAAGCTGGCTCGTGCTAATATTTTTTCCATCGTTATATATACGTACACCTTGacccaaatattttacttactCGAATAACCCTACGTCGTCTTATTACTGAGCTACgcggatatttatgtaaattcatatttctacGAACGTAGGAATAGCGAATTAGAAAAAAGTGAAACTCAGGTGGAAGATTAGTTTTTCTATTGAATATTATAGAAAGCTTTATACTTGCAGACATTTCACATATTCTTCTATATCCTGGGCATAtttgcattttcaaattttcccACCAATGTGCAAGAATTCGCTCTACCTATCGGCGAAATAAAGCAACGACCGATTATTTCATTTCGTTGCAGGAAGAAGAAcgttttaaagaaaaagaaactgaAATTGAAGATGCCACCGTTATCTCGAACGAGGAAGAGCCAAAAGGAGGACGCGAAATCCTTAGCAGCGGATATGTGCCCAAGCGGTGCCAGTGACGCTGATTTAAGAACGCGCGATGCCATAGTCTGACACCTTTTGCGATACGTCCATCTCCAACGCGAATGAGAGCCACTGGTAATCTTCATGGAACTTCGTCGTCAGATCGGGAGCAAGCATCGGGATAATGATAGGTTAGAATTTTCAAAAATGGACGAAAAGAAATTTCGCGATACACCTGGATGACGTCGGTGTTCGCGTTGACTAAATGTGGGTGGAGCTGGCTTATCGTGCTTGGAGTGAGACGCGAGAAAATCTTGCAAACGGTGTATAGCAATCGAAGAAGTTCATTGATCATTCGACGTCATCCGCATAACTGTGATttacatatttctatttatctttCGATCGCATCGATCTCTTATCGTGGCTGCTCAGCAAAGTTTTTCCTCGCGAGGAGGAAGCGTAAGAAAAAATTTCTTGAAGAACTTTGAAGCTGATGATACATTATACGTACAATCTCGGTGATTGCTCGAATCACTAAATACTATTCGTTCGATCGTCTAATCTTGGaatcgtaaaataataaaaaataggaATTCGAATCTGTACGAAGGTACGTgcagtggctcacgaaagtattcgacaACTAACAAACatcttttacgaatataatatCACGTgcgttatatgaaacattttgaaatttcattggcgtCGTAATGATATTCTGCTATCATGATTATATCGATGAAGtttgaaataaatctgaaagtatatataaaaattacaagatattttgtACAAGCATGTGTTTTACAGAGTTCACAGAGATTGACGTAAATTTTAAACAGACAAATGTCCATTATAACGATAAGCCTAAATATTTATATCGCCTTTCTTTTAACGCCTATTATACGTTTAAGATTATGCATTAAGACCATTTATGtcgtatattaatttttaaacaaCCATATGTTTGCAGTAAATATCTTGACAGTCGATATGATCCAGTTTGATATAATCATGACAATTGTGATTCATTACACTGATAATAAAGTTTCAAAATCATTAATATAATACACACGATATAATCATGAAAGTTGTCTTTCTAGGATAAGCGTTCAAACAATTTTGCAAATCACTATGAACACATTTTACCGCGAATCGAATCAAACGGAGTTGAATAAAATTGTATCGAATACGAATGTTTATATTTGTACACTATCGTCAAGCGCTCTCCTAAGGTCTAGTCATTCATTCGGCCTTGTAACGACACAGTAATTTTGTCAATGCTTCGTAAATCTATCAGCGATTAAGAAATTCGCCAGAAATATCGACGTTAATCACGAATACATTCCCTTATCAACTAATTGTACGATACCTGTTTACACCAGCGTACTCAACGAAAATTGTATATTACTTTTAGACCAGTTATCTATTTATACGCATATTACGTGTACATACAAAaggataaatgtatataaatctattgtcaaaaataaaagattttatTATCTTGCATTTGTGTGGTTTGGTCAGGCACATATACAATGATACAAGGACACAGTGGAAATCTTGTGATGTAAAACTTCCTTGTCTTCGTAAAAGTCTTACGTAGAGATAAACTTTTATCAAAACGCATTCTTATCGAATTACACCAACGTTTAATAAAAAGACATTGCCTGCTTATCATGCAATCTGAATGAACATGTATAACGATTTGTTATTTCGAGTCAACGatagcatatatatatatatatcatctgGATCCGTATctatcaaaatataaaaatattggtTGATAATAAAACCGTATTATGCGAATCACAGTCTAATTGGAAATGCGATTGGCATCGTCTTGTTTGTTTTCTTCAGGTTCGTGCGTTATTGCTTATATTTCTAAAACCGACTCGATCTTGACCTATTAAATCAACTTTGCTTTTCCACCCTGGAATGCGTCACCACATACGGCCAAGGACCATTGCCAAAAGAGCCATTCGAACGTAGACACCATTTTCAGCCTGCCGGAAGTACGCGGCACGTGGGTCCGTGTCAAATTCTGTACTGATTTCGTTCACTCGTGGCAAGGGATGCATCACTACCATCTTCCTCTTCGCGCGAGACATCAATTGCGGAGTTATTACGAAATGACCGCAAACCTGTAAAAAATACGAGCATTTAGATACACGAACGTGACACgacgtttcgtttcgttccaaAATAATGCTTTTAAAGCCCCGTACAGATTAATTCagtaagtaaattatttattgcTACCTGAATTATTCCTCTAAATCTCTTTACTTTTATCTTCGTTAATCGAATGTCTTGCATTTTTATTATG is a window of Bombus affinis isolate iyBomAffi1 chromosome 12, iyBomAffi1.2, whole genome shotgun sequence DNA encoding:
- the LOC126922749 gene encoding uncharacterized protein LOC126922749, with protein sequence MGVRVRSINDSLRLTSSTKGEVSWSTTEEPFTPEEEDAIVTLVVIVIGIIVAIVVLFSMGIFIDCKHQKKNVLKKKKLKLKMPPLSRTRKSQKEDAKSLAADMCPSGASDADLRTRDAIV